The Burkholderia mayonis DNA window TCAATTTGAAACTTTGCTTCCCTGATTGGAGCGACGCGCGCCGCGAGGAAGTGGCCGGCCGGCACTTCCGGCACGCGATCCGCAGCTACGTCGAGCGCAGCGTTCAGTGGTTCGGCTCCGCGAAAAAGCTCGAAAAATTGATCGAAGTCGACAGCGCGATCGATCTCACCGATCCGAACCTGCCGCCGACGCTCTTCCTCGGCCTGCACTTCGTCGGCATCGAGGCGGGCTCGATCTGGCTCAATCGATCGCTGCAGCGCCGCTGCGGGTCGCTGTACCAGCCGTTCTCGAACCAGACGCTCGAAGCCGTCGCGAAGGCGGCCCGGGGGCGCTTCGACGCCGAGATGGTCGGCCGCGCCGACAGCGCGCGCGTCGTGCTGCGCTGGCTGCGCGACCGCAAGCCGGTGATGCTCGGCGCCGACATGGACTACGGGCTGCGCAACTCGACCTTCGCGCCGTTCTTCGGCGTGCCCGCGTGCACGCTGACCGCGGTCGGCCGGCTCGCGAAGACGGGCCGTGCGCAGGTCGTGCCGTTCATCGGCGAAGTGCTGCCCGATTACAAGGGTTATCGGCTGAAAGTGTTCAAACCTTGGGAAAATTATCCGACGGGCGACGACGGTCTCGACGCGCGCCGGATGAACGCGTTCCTCGAAGCGCAGATCCCGCTGATGCCCGAGCAGTACTACTGGGTGCACAAGCGCTTCAAGACGCGCCCGCCCGGCGAGCCGAGCTTCTATTGACCTCGCCGCCGCGGCATACAATAGCGCCCATGAAACTCTCGTTTACCAAGATGCACGGCGCGGGCAACGACTTCGTCGTGCTCGACGGCTACACCCGCGCGCTGCCCACGCTCACCGACGCGCAGGTGCGCGCGCTCGCCGACCGCCACTTCGGGATCGGCGCCGATCAGCTCTTGCTCGTCGAAAAGCCGACCGTCGAAGGCGCCGATTTCAAATACCGGATCTTCAACTGCGACGGCGGCGAGGTCGAGCACTGCGGCAACGGCGCGCGCTGCTTCGTCAAATTCGTCCGCGACAACGGGCTCACCGACAAGGCGAGCGTGCGCGTCGAAGTGAAGCATGGCGTGATCACGCTGACGATGCAGGACAACGGCGAGGTCGTCGTCGACATGGGCGCGCCGGTGTTCGAGCCGG harbors:
- a CDS encoding lipid A biosynthesis lauroyl acyltransferase gives rise to the protein MLGRLGTQLAIAFLKFLAVLPYGLTARLGDGLGWLLYRIPSRRKRIVHINLKLCFPDWSDARREEVAGRHFRHAIRSYVERSVQWFGSAKKLEKLIEVDSAIDLTDPNLPPTLFLGLHFVGIEAGSIWLNRSLQRRCGSLYQPFSNQTLEAVAKAARGRFDAEMVGRADSARVVLRWLRDRKPVMLGADMDYGLRNSTFAPFFGVPACTLTAVGRLAKTGRAQVVPFIGEVLPDYKGYRLKVFKPWENYPTGDDGLDARRMNAFLEAQIPLMPEQYYWVHKRFKTRPPGEPSFY